One Ananas comosus cultivar F153 unplaced genomic scaffold, ASM154086v1, whole genome shotgun sequence DNA segment encodes these proteins:
- the LOC109705740 gene encoding uncharacterized protein LOC109705740 produces the protein MERQVAAAAATATEGRDPPAPSTSTPEAAESEGITAVPVAARPPPASVPPVASGSATPDVAAEKVEQERALAALIKFKKFNPPIFEGEKVEPSMVELWIDSIETLFKDLYTSEKDKVYLATHCLAKAANMWWKRVKRDRPSVLPPMLWKEFKKAMFANYFLDTVKRNLQERFRKLRQGDRSVANYKQEFSHIINCVPKVVRDDRDRADWFLRGLRPKIYRVVQLFKLTTFAEVFNRALWVEHGDAHVREERELIAESRDKGKKRPGGGSGGQSSSKKPPKHPRMQSWSREAQQCIICGGGHRVTQSRQCQGKCYTCRQ, from the coding sequence ATGGAGCGGCaggtggcggcagcggccgcgACGGCGACCGAAGGCCGTGATCCTCCCGCACCCTCGACGAGCACGCCTGAAGCGGCTGAGAGTGAGGGCATAacggcggttccggtggcggcacgtccccCGCCGGCAAGTGTTCCTCCAGTggcttcgggttcggcgacaccCGATGTGGCAGCCGAGAAGGTAGAGCAAGAGCGTgcattggcggctctcattaagttcaagaagttcaacccacctatctttGAAGGGGAGAAGGTGGAGCCATCGATGGTGGAGTTGTGGATTGACTCGATAGAGACGCTATTCAAGGACCTATacacctcggagaaggacaaggtgtacctcgccactcattgccTTGCGAAGGCGGCGAACATGTGGTGGAAGCGGGTAAAGCGAGATCGGCCTTCTGTCCTTCCGCCTATGCTATGGAAGGAGTTTAAGAAGGCGATGTTCGCAAATTACTTCctcgacacggtgaagcggaatcTACAGGAAaggtttcgcaagttgaggcaggGGGATCGCTCGGTGGCGAACTAcaagcaggagttctcccacatcataaATTGTGTCCCAAAAGTTGTTCGAGATGACCGAGACCGGGCcgactggttcttgcgaggacttcgacCGAAGATTTATAGAGTCGTGCAACtattcaagctcacgacctttgctgaggtTTTTAATCGAGCATTGTGGGTGGAGCATGGCgatgcccacgtgcgagagGAGCGTGAGTTGATTGCAGAGTCAAGGGATAAGGGGAAGAAGCGACCgggcggtggttcggggggacagtctagttccaagaagcccccgaaacACCCTCGCATGCAATCATGGAGTCGTGAGGCGCAGCAGTGCATTATTTGTGGTGGGGGCCACCGAGTGACGCAGTCTAGGCAGTGTCAAGGAAAGTGCTACACTTGCAGACAGTGA
- the LOC109705741 gene encoding uncharacterized protein LOC109705741: protein MAPRQPEVTRSAPSGRVFAAQVEEPAEAEERHVVAVQVGNWIMPIHMLVLKKLKDFDVILGIDWLSKYYASIDCKSKLKIKSEDVQKTTFRTQYGHYEFTVMPFGLINAPAAFMDLMNHVFKAYLDRFVVVFIDGILIYSRSDEEHAEHLRANVVADALSRKSAENLALWVTNQVPLWKEMGQMDLEVVAPEVTTMLSTLVVQPTLLDRIKSLQPADLNLQKVQRDIEGGCGGDFSINAGGVLRYGNRWCVLEGEDVRKLIARSALVSL, encoded by the exons ATGGCGCCGCGTCAGCCTGAAGTGACTCGATCAgctccgagcggacgggtatttgcCGCTCAAGTTGAGGAACCTGCCGAGGCCGAGGAGCGccatgttgtggcag TTCAAGTGGGTaactggattatgccgatccACATGCTGGTGCTCAAGAAGTTAAAGGACTTCGATGTCATCTTGGGCAtagactggctctcgaaatactATGCGTCTATCGACTGTAAAAGCAAA CTAAAGATAAAGTCAGAGGATGTTCAGAAGACCACATTTCGTACGcagtatgggcattatgaattcacggtcatgccatttgggctcaTTAACGCCccagcagcattcatggatctaatgaaccatgTCTTCAAGGCgtatttggaccgatttgtcgtggttttCATAGACGGCATCTTAATCTATTCTCGCAGCGACGAGgagcatgccgagcatttgagg GCAAATGTAGTTGCCGATGCTCTTAGCaggaagtcggcggagaacctcgcaTTGTGGGTCACAAACCAAGTGCCCTTGTGGAAGGAAATGGGGCAAATGGATCTCGAGGTTGTAGCTCCGGAGGTTACGACTATGCTATCtactctcgttgtccaaccgaccttgttggacaGGATTAAAAGCCTGCAACCTGCAGACCTGAATCTCCAAAAGGTACAGCGCGACATCGAGGGTGGGTGTGGCGGTGACTTCAGTATAAACGCCGGCGGTGTGCTTCGGTATggaaaccggtggtgtgtgctAGAAGGTGAAGATGTGCGCAAGCTGATTGCAAGAAGCGCATTGGTCTCCTTATAG